A single genomic interval of Myxocyprinus asiaticus isolate MX2 ecotype Aquarium Trade chromosome 19, UBuf_Myxa_2, whole genome shotgun sequence harbors:
- the LOC127409670 gene encoding transcription factor AP-2-beta-like isoform X1 produces MHSLHRDQRANMLWKLVENVKYEDIYEDRHDGVPSHSSRLSQLGSVSQGPYSSAPPLSHTPSSDFQPPYFPPPYQPLPYHQSQDPYSHVSDPYSLNALHQQQQHPWGSRQRQDVHGTESGALLPQPRASLPQLSGLDPRRDYSTVRRPDVLLHSTHHGLEAGMGDGLSLHGLAHGMEDIQALEDANSGMNILDQSVIKKVPVPHKSVASLMMNKDGLIGGITVNANEVFCSVPGRLSLLSSTSKYKVTVGEVQRRLSPPECLNASLLGGVLRRAKSKNGGRSLREKLEKIGLNLPAGRRKAANVTLLTSLVEGEAVHLARDFGYICETEFPTKAVSEYLNRQHTDPNELHSRKNMLLATKQLCKEFTDLLAQDRTPLGNSRPSPILEPGIQSCLSHFSFITHGFGSPAICAALTALQNYLTEALKGLDKMFLNNPTSNRHTPGDGPGSKGGEKEEKHRK; encoded by the exons ATGCACTCGTTACACAGGGATCAGCGCGCGAACATGCTGTGGAAACTAGTGGAAAATGTCAAGTATGAAGATATATATGAG GACCGCCATGACGGTGTACCGAGCCACAGTTCCAGACTGTCCCAGCTGGGCTCGGTCTCTCAGGGTCCGTATTCCAGCGCTCCGCCACTCTCTCACACTCCTTCCTCGGACTTCCAACCGCCGTACTTTCCCCCGCCGTACCAGCCGCTGCCGTATCACCAGAGTCAGGACCCGTACTCACACGTCAGTGACCCGTACTCTCTGAACGCCCTTCACCAGCAACAACAGCACCCATGGGGCTCCCGTCAGCGGCAGGATGTGCATGGCACGGAGAGCGGAGCTTTACTGCCGCAGCCTAGAGCTTCTTTACCGCAGCTCTCCGGTTTGGACCCCAGGCGGGACTACTCGACCGTGCGCCGACCGGACGTGCTGCTCCACTCCACACACCATGGTCTCGAGGCGGGGATGGGAGACGGTCTGTCCCTGCATGGCCTTGCGCACGGAATGGAGGATATACAG GCTCTGGAGGATGCAAACAGCGGGATGAACATCCTGGATCAGTCAGTCATTAAAAAAG TTCCAGTTCCACACAAGAGCGTCGCTTCTCTCATGATGAACAAAGATGGTCTAATCGGCGGGATCACCGTGAACGCCAACGAAGTCTTCTGCTCGGTGCCCGGTCGCCTGTCGCTTCTCAGCTCCACTTCCAAATATAAAGTGACGGTTGGCGAGGTCCAGCGGCGCCTCTCTCCGCCAGAGTGCCTGAATGCCTCTCTGCTCGGTGGGGTTCTGCGGAG AGCGAAGTCGAAAAATGGAGGTAGATCACTGAGGGAAAAGCTGGAGAAAATCGGCTTAAATTTGCCCGCGGGGCGTCGCAAAGCAGCGAACGTCACTTTACTGACGTCTCTGGTAGAAG GGGAAGCTGTTCATTTGGCTCGGGATTTTGGCTACATTTGTGAAACTGAATTTCCCACAAAGGCCGTGTCTGAATATCTGAACAGACAGCACACAGATCCCAATGAACTGCACTCACGAAAAAACATGCTGCTCGCCACAAA GCAGTTGTGTAAGGAGTTTACAGACCTGTTGGCTCAGGATCGTACGCCACTGGGAAACTCTCGGCCTTCGCCCATCCTGGAGCCAGGAATCCAGAGCTGCCTGTCACACTTCAGCTTCATCACACACGGCTTTGGTTCTCCAGCCATCTGTGCCGCCCTCACGGCTTTGCAGAACTACCTGACTGAAGCCCTTAAAGGTCTCGACAAGATGTTCCTGAACAACCCCACTTCCAACCGACACACACCTGGAGATGGACCCGGCTCTAAAGGCGGTGAAAAAGAGGAAAAGCATAGGAAATGA
- the LOC127409670 gene encoding transcription factor AP-2-beta-like isoform X2, with protein MLVHTYSSTDRHDGVPSHSSRLSQLGSVSQGPYSSAPPLSHTPSSDFQPPYFPPPYQPLPYHQSQDPYSHVSDPYSLNALHQQQQHPWGSRQRQDVHGTESGALLPQPRASLPQLSGLDPRRDYSTVRRPDVLLHSTHHGLEAGMGDGLSLHGLAHGMEDIQALEDANSGMNILDQSVIKKVPVPHKSVASLMMNKDGLIGGITVNANEVFCSVPGRLSLLSSTSKYKVTVGEVQRRLSPPECLNASLLGGVLRRAKSKNGGRSLREKLEKIGLNLPAGRRKAANVTLLTSLVEGEAVHLARDFGYICETEFPTKAVSEYLNRQHTDPNELHSRKNMLLATKQLCKEFTDLLAQDRTPLGNSRPSPILEPGIQSCLSHFSFITHGFGSPAICAALTALQNYLTEALKGLDKMFLNNPTSNRHTPGDGPGSKGGEKEEKHRK; from the exons ATGTTAGTACACACGTATTCCTCCACG GACCGCCATGACGGTGTACCGAGCCACAGTTCCAGACTGTCCCAGCTGGGCTCGGTCTCTCAGGGTCCGTATTCCAGCGCTCCGCCACTCTCTCACACTCCTTCCTCGGACTTCCAACCGCCGTACTTTCCCCCGCCGTACCAGCCGCTGCCGTATCACCAGAGTCAGGACCCGTACTCACACGTCAGTGACCCGTACTCTCTGAACGCCCTTCACCAGCAACAACAGCACCCATGGGGCTCCCGTCAGCGGCAGGATGTGCATGGCACGGAGAGCGGAGCTTTACTGCCGCAGCCTAGAGCTTCTTTACCGCAGCTCTCCGGTTTGGACCCCAGGCGGGACTACTCGACCGTGCGCCGACCGGACGTGCTGCTCCACTCCACACACCATGGTCTCGAGGCGGGGATGGGAGACGGTCTGTCCCTGCATGGCCTTGCGCACGGAATGGAGGATATACAG GCTCTGGAGGATGCAAACAGCGGGATGAACATCCTGGATCAGTCAGTCATTAAAAAAG TTCCAGTTCCACACAAGAGCGTCGCTTCTCTCATGATGAACAAAGATGGTCTAATCGGCGGGATCACCGTGAACGCCAACGAAGTCTTCTGCTCGGTGCCCGGTCGCCTGTCGCTTCTCAGCTCCACTTCCAAATATAAAGTGACGGTTGGCGAGGTCCAGCGGCGCCTCTCTCCGCCAGAGTGCCTGAATGCCTCTCTGCTCGGTGGGGTTCTGCGGAG AGCGAAGTCGAAAAATGGAGGTAGATCACTGAGGGAAAAGCTGGAGAAAATCGGCTTAAATTTGCCCGCGGGGCGTCGCAAAGCAGCGAACGTCACTTTACTGACGTCTCTGGTAGAAG GGGAAGCTGTTCATTTGGCTCGGGATTTTGGCTACATTTGTGAAACTGAATTTCCCACAAAGGCCGTGTCTGAATATCTGAACAGACAGCACACAGATCCCAATGAACTGCACTCACGAAAAAACATGCTGCTCGCCACAAA GCAGTTGTGTAAGGAGTTTACAGACCTGTTGGCTCAGGATCGTACGCCACTGGGAAACTCTCGGCCTTCGCCCATCCTGGAGCCAGGAATCCAGAGCTGCCTGTCACACTTCAGCTTCATCACACACGGCTTTGGTTCTCCAGCCATCTGTGCCGCCCTCACGGCTTTGCAGAACTACCTGACTGAAGCCCTTAAAGGTCTCGACAAGATGTTCCTGAACAACCCCACTTCCAACCGACACACACCTGGAGATGGACCCGGCTCTAAAGGCGGTGAAAAAGAGGAAAAGCATAGGAAATGA
- the LOC127409680 gene encoding transcription factor AP-2-delta-like, which produces MQLGCLESVANSSVAYSSSSPLTYPATGTEFASPYFPTNHQYTPLHHQSFHYEFQHSHPAVNPDAYSLNSLHHSQQYYQQLHHGEPADFINLHNARALKSSCLDEQRRELGCLDAYRRHDLSIMSHGSQYGMHPEQRLLPGAGLGLPPPGADDLQGSVDAQCGLVLNGQGGVIRRGGTCVVNPTDLFCSVPGRLSLLSSTSKYKVTIAEVKRRLSPPECLNASLLGGILRRAKSKNGGRCLREKLDRLGLNLPAGRRKAANVTLLTSLVEGEALHLARDFGYTCETEFPTKAVGEHLARQHTEPKEQNTRKKMVLATKQICKEFQDLLSQDRSPLGSSRPTPILDLDIQRHLTHFSLITHGFGTPAICAALSTFQTILSEMLNYLEKHSANKSTGTPDTSQINSNSDKTLRKTTEAPTKDGKIEKIE; this is translated from the exons ATGCAACTCGGATGCTTGGAATCTGTGGCCAACTCGTCTGTCGCTTACTCTTCGTCGTCTCCGCTTACATATCCAGCTACCGGAACCGAGTTTGCCTCCCCGTACTTTCCCACGAACCACCAGTACACGCCATTACACCACCAGTCCTTCCACTATGAGTTCCAGCACAGCCACCCGGCCGTGAACCCGGACGCGTACTCGTTAAACTCTCTCCATCACTCACAGCAGTATTACCAGCAGCTCCATCACGGCGAACCGGCAGACTTCATCAACCTTCACAACGCCCGGGCTCTCAAGTCCTCGTGTCTGGACGAACAGCGGCGGGAACTGGGCTGCCTGGACGCGTACCGCAGGCATGACCTGTCAATCATGAGCCACGGCTCACAGTACGGCATGCACCCCGAGCAAAGACTGCTGCCCGGGGCGGGTCTGGGGCTGCCGCCACCGGGGGCCGATGACCTACAG ggatCTGTAGACGCTCAATGCGGGCTCGTTTTAAATGGCCAAGGCGGAGTTATCCGGAGAG GTGGCACGTGTGTAGTGAATCCTACAGACCTGTTCTGTTCTGTACCAGGAAGACTTTCTCTACTCAGTTCTACCTCAAAGTACAAAGTCACAATCGCTGAAGTCAAACGCCGCCTTTCTCCTCCAGAATGTCTCAATGCCTCACTACTGGGTGGGATATTAAGAAG GGCCAAGTCAAAGAATGGCGGTCGCTGCCTCAGGGAGAAACTGGACAGGTTGGGACTCAATCTCCCAGCAGGAAGAAGGAAAGCGGCGAACGTCACGTTGCTGACCTCTTTAGTGGAAG GTGAAGCATTACACCTGGCTCGGGACTTTGGTTACACCTGTGAGACGGAGTTTCCGACCAAAGCGGTCGGGGAGCACCTCGCTCGCCAGCACACGGAACCAAAGGAACAGAACACACGCAAGAAAATGGTGCTGGCCACCAA GCAGATCTGTAAGGAATTTCAGGATTTGTTAAGTCAGGATCGATCTCCGCTCGGTTCCTCTAGACCAACACCTATTCTGGATTTGGATATTCAGAGACATCTAACGCACTTCAG TCTGATCACGCATGGATTCGGTACACCAGCGATTTGCGCGGCGCTCAGCACCTTTCAAACGATTCTCAGTGAAATGCTAAATTACCTGGAGAAACATTCAGCCAATAAGAGCACAGGAACACCTGACACCAGCCAGATCAACTCCAACTCTGACAAAACACTCCGCAAAACCACAGAGGCACCAACGAAAGATGGTAAAATTGAGAAAATAGAATGA